In a genomic window of Streptomyces katrae:
- a CDS encoding NAD(P)/FAD-dependent oxidoreductase: MDSPRPDVIVVGNGAVGSSVAFELVRRGHSVTRIGAEGRPFAASSAAGAMLGCFGEVTSSMLATPSGRAKLATDYRARAEWPDWDRELAAASGSEETLFTADGTVVVLNTAGTAAVDSANFRAIETALREYREPHELIDPEELDWFSPDELARALRGIHLPGEHAVDAHRLLAKLDQAFSALGGETVDAEADAVEVRRGRVLGVRLTDGRLLPCGQVVVAAGARSLELLGQVEDLRRQIPPMVSGYGVSALVETPDRSLPRSVLRSPNRAFACGIHCVPRSEGTLYVGGTNVLSEHPRKYATVRDLQFLLECAVDQLYSGLPRGAVRAVQVGNRPVPVDGFPLVGSAGMDGLWLATGTYRDGLHQSPLLAQHMATSIEDGRPLVAELAAFTPVRAPLPSGTRQEILDSVVDQMMASGYETRWRVTPEWPERMEEQLRRSYADTIDALHPCFTPPAEFIPKLNDTLRNTLSAYYKAWS, encoded by the coding sequence ATGGACAGTCCCAGGCCGGATGTCATTGTGGTCGGCAATGGTGCCGTCGGCTCGTCCGTCGCCTTCGAACTGGTGCGAAGAGGGCACTCAGTGACCCGGATCGGAGCCGAGGGCCGCCCGTTCGCGGCCTCGTCAGCCGCCGGCGCGATGCTGGGGTGCTTCGGAGAGGTCACCTCGTCGATGCTTGCCACCCCGAGCGGCCGGGCCAAGCTGGCGACGGACTACCGGGCCCGCGCGGAATGGCCGGACTGGGACCGCGAACTGGCCGCCGCGTCCGGATCCGAGGAGACCCTGTTCACCGCGGACGGCACCGTGGTGGTACTCAACACCGCCGGAACGGCTGCGGTCGACTCGGCCAACTTCCGGGCCATCGAGACCGCCCTTCGCGAGTACCGGGAACCCCACGAGCTGATCGACCCGGAGGAGTTGGACTGGTTCTCCCCCGACGAGCTGGCCCGTGCGCTGCGCGGAATCCACCTTCCGGGGGAACACGCGGTCGACGCCCACCGGCTGCTGGCCAAGCTCGACCAGGCGTTCAGCGCGCTGGGCGGCGAGACGGTCGACGCCGAGGCGGACGCGGTCGAGGTGCGGCGCGGCCGGGTCCTCGGGGTACGCCTCACCGACGGTCGGCTGTTGCCGTGCGGGCAGGTAGTGGTGGCCGCGGGCGCCCGCTCACTGGAACTCCTGGGCCAGGTCGAGGACCTCCGCCGGCAGATTCCCCCGATGGTGAGCGGATACGGGGTCTCGGCGCTGGTCGAGACCCCGGACAGAAGTCTTCCGCGCAGTGTCCTGCGCAGCCCCAATCGGGCGTTCGCCTGCGGCATCCACTGCGTTCCGCGGAGCGAGGGGACCCTCTACGTGGGTGGCACCAATGTCCTGTCCGAACATCCCCGGAAGTACGCCACCGTGCGGGACCTCCAATTCCTCCTGGAGTGCGCGGTGGACCAGCTCTACTCGGGGCTGCCGCGCGGAGCCGTCCGCGCCGTGCAGGTCGGCAACCGCCCGGTCCCGGTCGATGGATTCCCGCTCGTCGGCTCGGCAGGCATGGACGGCCTCTGGCTGGCAACCGGAACCTACCGCGACGGGCTGCACCAATCGCCGCTGTTGGCCCAGCATATGGCGACGTCGATCGAGGACGGCCGGCCACTCGTAGCGGAGCTGGCCGCCTTCACCCCGGTGCGCGCCCCGCTGCCCTCCGGAACCCGCCAGGAAATCCTCGACTCGGTGGTTGACCAGATGATGGCTTCGGGCTACGAGACCCGGTGGCGGGTGACGCCGGAGTGGCCGGAGCGCATGGAAGAGCAGCTGCGCCGCAGCTACGCCGACACGATCGACGCGCTGCACCCCTGCTTCACCCCGCCCGCCGAGTTCATCCCCAAGCTCAACGACACCCTGCGGAACACGCTGAGTGCCTACTACAAGGCATGGAGCTAA
- a CDS encoding cytochrome P450: MPGTSVYNPLHPDTLANPYPLYADLREQTPIFWHEQSNSWALTRYRECREVLRDNETFARDRRRVGVEVPEFLQNIQTLDPPALTPLKTVLSDALRSQDLDAMGQRARRSIERLFLALAGRERFDWIHEVAAPVALSVTSELFGVEKPAQDLYVPLSDSIARRMDVGLDPGRAASGDEAKNQLNKLVEQWYAAADRPGVLSVIRRTGGKAGVPEHYIRNTTGVMFNASYGTLFATISNVALALVQHPEALEAIRRRGDEKLLETAVDELIRFEGPAQGTSRVAVRPTTIAGQPIERGDVVLALVASANRDPREFERPEELVLDRAPNRHLAFGWGLHGCLGAVFGRIAVREIIYCLAEAPDLWLAGTPKRRTTATVRSLDLLPLTFRQPG; the protein is encoded by the coding sequence ATGCCTGGTACGAGCGTTTACAATCCGCTGCACCCCGACACGTTGGCCAATCCGTATCCGCTCTATGCAGACCTCCGCGAGCAGACACCAATTTTCTGGCACGAGCAGTCGAATTCGTGGGCATTGACGCGTTACCGAGAATGCCGTGAGGTTTTGCGGGACAACGAAACCTTTGCTCGGGACCGCCGCAGGGTCGGGGTCGAGGTTCCCGAATTCCTACAGAACATACAGACCCTCGATCCGCCCGCGCTGACTCCGCTCAAGACCGTGCTCTCGGACGCCCTGCGGAGCCAGGACCTGGACGCGATGGGGCAGCGGGCCCGCAGAAGCATCGAGCGCCTCTTCCTCGCCCTGGCCGGACGCGAGCGGTTCGACTGGATCCACGAGGTCGCGGCCCCCGTCGCGCTCTCGGTCACCTCGGAGCTGTTCGGCGTCGAAAAGCCGGCGCAGGACCTGTACGTACCGCTGTCGGACAGCATCGCGAGACGGATGGACGTCGGCCTCGACCCAGGCCGCGCCGCCTCGGGCGACGAAGCCAAGAACCAGCTCAACAAGCTGGTCGAACAGTGGTACGCGGCCGCGGACCGACCCGGGGTGCTCTCCGTGATCAGGCGTACGGGCGGCAAGGCCGGCGTTCCGGAGCACTACATCCGCAACACCACGGGCGTCATGTTCAACGCCAGCTACGGCACGCTGTTCGCCACCATCAGCAATGTCGCCCTGGCGCTCGTGCAGCACCCCGAAGCACTGGAGGCGATTCGCCGCCGCGGGGACGAGAAATTGCTGGAGACCGCCGTCGACGAATTGATCCGCTTCGAGGGCCCCGCTCAGGGCACCAGCAGGGTCGCCGTCCGTCCGACCACGATCGCAGGCCAGCCGATCGAACGCGGCGACGTCGTCCTCGCCCTCGTGGCCTCGGCCAACCGCGATCCACGGGAGTTCGAACGCCCCGAGGAACTGGTGCTGGACCGCGCGCCCAACCGCCACCTCGCCTTCGGCTGGGGCCTGCACGGGTGCCTCGGCGCAGTGTTCGGACGCATCGCCGTCCGAGAGATCATCTACTGCCTCGCCGAGGCCCCGGATCTCTGGTTGGCGGGAACGCCGAAGCGGCGCACCACCGCGACCGTGCGCAGTCTCGACCTCCTTCCCCTCACCTTCCGGCAGCCGGGCTGA